A stretch of the Archangium violaceum genome encodes the following:
- a CDS encoding Kelch repeat-containing protein, producing MKRVSTSCAMLALFTLVFSCSSAPPPEELSEERVARGLTTPRKLLPLVVLADGRVLAAGGHDGSRTLSSSEVYDVATGTWRGTGAMRTARRNHAAVRMKDGRVLVVGGTYSASFGALASAEVYDPGTGRWTPVAEMAEARNEPAAVALPDGRVLVAGGFDVDRHPVRSAELYDPATGQWTRTGAPTSARSGARTGVVLGNGKVLFVSGLQAELYDVASGQWAKAGPVGGAAGTHRSGHTVTMLTDGRVLVVGGTTSRAAATAELYDPEGGEWKLVAAPGTPREAHGALVTGDGRVLVAGGFHVSTGALASVESYDPAADTWSAEPSLRAARRGAGMVLLEEGAVLVVGGSNDLQGTLATSERYDPGVCTPLTCEAAGQTCGAVPDGCGGMLECGPCTVAPACGAEGCGVERAEYDAELRAPRCDGATTGCDSGALLVGRGRMGPEPHAPNALGGSCEDGEGGSRERDEALDGLRVSTVDGGSLAPGKTVRVEASVWAYAEPEANRLDLYYTADARNPAWTYLTTLTPSGPRAQVLSATYVLPVGAQQAVRGVFRYAGSAEPCPGGVFDDVDDLAFTTR from the coding sequence ATGAAAAGGGTTTCGACGTCCTGCGCCATGCTGGCGCTCTTCACGCTGGTGTTCTCGTGCAGCTCGGCGCCACCGCCGGAGGAGCTGTCGGAGGAGCGCGTGGCGCGAGGACTGACCACGCCGCGCAAGCTGCTGCCGCTGGTGGTGCTGGCGGACGGGCGGGTGCTGGCGGCGGGAGGACATGATGGAAGCCGCACGCTGTCGAGCAGCGAGGTGTACGACGTGGCGACGGGCACGTGGCGCGGCACGGGGGCGATGCGCACGGCGCGGCGCAACCACGCGGCGGTGCGGATGAAGGATGGGCGCGTGCTGGTGGTGGGCGGCACGTACTCGGCGTCCTTTGGCGCGCTGGCGAGTGCGGAGGTGTACGACCCGGGCACGGGCCGGTGGACGCCGGTGGCGGAGATGGCCGAGGCGCGCAACGAGCCGGCGGCGGTGGCGCTGCCGGATGGGCGGGTGCTGGTGGCGGGAGGCTTCGACGTGGACCGGCACCCGGTGCGCTCGGCGGAGCTGTACGACCCCGCGACGGGCCAGTGGACGCGCACGGGAGCGCCGACGTCGGCGCGGAGCGGGGCGCGCACGGGCGTGGTGCTGGGCAACGGCAAGGTGCTCTTCGTGAGCGGGCTGCAGGCGGAGTTGTACGACGTGGCGAGCGGCCAGTGGGCGAAGGCGGGCCCGGTGGGAGGCGCGGCGGGGACGCACCGCTCGGGGCACACGGTGACGATGCTGACGGACGGGCGGGTGTTGGTGGTGGGGGGCACGACGTCGCGCGCGGCGGCCACGGCGGAGCTGTACGACCCGGAGGGTGGCGAGTGGAAGCTGGTGGCGGCGCCGGGCACGCCGCGCGAGGCGCACGGGGCGCTGGTGACGGGGGATGGGCGGGTGCTGGTGGCGGGAGGCTTCCACGTGTCGACGGGGGCGCTCGCGTCGGTGGAGAGCTACGACCCGGCGGCGGACACGTGGAGCGCGGAGCCGTCGCTGCGGGCGGCGCGGCGCGGCGCGGGGATGGTGCTGTTGGAGGAGGGCGCGGTGCTGGTGGTGGGCGGCTCCAATGACTTGCAGGGGACGCTGGCCACGAGCGAGCGGTACGACCCGGGGGTGTGCACGCCGCTGACGTGCGAGGCGGCGGGCCAGACGTGCGGCGCGGTGCCGGACGGCTGCGGCGGGATGCTGGAGTGCGGCCCGTGCACGGTGGCGCCCGCCTGTGGCGCGGAGGGCTGTGGCGTGGAGCGCGCGGAGTACGACGCGGAGCTGCGGGCGCCGCGGTGTGACGGGGCGACGACGGGGTGCGACTCGGGCGCGCTGCTGGTGGGACGGGGGCGGATGGGCCCGGAGCCGCACGCGCCCAACGCGCTGGGGGGCTCGTGTGAGGATGGCGAGGGCGGCTCGCGCGAGCGGGACGAGGCGCTCGACGGGTTGCGGGTGAGCACGGTGGACGGGGGCAGCCTGGCGCCGGGGAAGACGGTGCGGGTGGAGGCCTCGGTATGGGCGTACGCGGAGCCGGAGGCGAACCGGCTGGACCTGTACTACACGGCGGACGCGCGCAACCCGGCGTGGACGTACCTGACGACGCTCACCCCGAGCGGACCGAGGGCGCAGGTGTTGTCGGCCACGTACGTGCTGCCGGTGGGCGCGCAGCAGGCGGTGCGAGGCGTGTTCCGCTACGCGGGAAGCGCCGAGCCGTGCCCCGGTGGCGTGTTCGATGACGTGGACGACCTCGCCTTCACCACGCGGTGA
- a CDS encoding DUF2171 domain-containing protein, translating to MLEQELVREGMVVRDLDGRKLGRVRAVGDTHFELEPRLLSRDEFLVEFADVRYVRDGELYLERTPHLLKLEDDDGGALPPRHHNGMDAEPVNVEALDADQPGA from the coding sequence ATGTTGGAGCAGGAGTTGGTCCGCGAGGGCATGGTGGTGCGGGACCTGGACGGGCGGAAGTTGGGCCGCGTGCGCGCGGTGGGTGACACCCACTTCGAACTGGAGCCGCGCCTGCTGTCACGCGACGAGTTCCTGGTGGAGTTCGCGGACGTGCGCTACGTGCGCGATGGCGAGCTGTACCTCGAGCGCACCCCGCACCTGTTGAAGCTGGAGGATGACGACGGGGGCGCGCTGCCTCCGCGGCACCACAACGGCATGGACGCGGAGCCGGTGAACGTGGAGGCGCTGGACGCGGATCAACCCGGTGCATGA
- a CDS encoding sensor histidine kinase, with protein sequence MTTPAAPIRFLLSPSLGEVKEHVRAELFSRALTQRLGRPVVVELAPSYEALERELVEDRVDLAWATAEQCTTFEPQARAVLRAVRAGRWYYHAALVCRADRPLTLKMLKGTRAAWVAPRSTGGYLLPARHLTERGLPPAAIFAEERFHGTYRKALLALLSGEADVASIYSSHPEENTVRAYLAEHLGADERRLIPFEFTEPTLSDGLILTSRLPEADAATLVSIFTTLAGGGAGLEPLLGLFDSEGFVLASPTSPRTPPRWKVQRAEYLAVELDAQERCMRLWTPTGSAFGKDLRHAEGRSLEAVLGPEAGDALVALARAARLSGVGGRVEYRLEVEGETRWYAAEATVRRPAGGSSPTTALLVRDVTELRALEDELYRLASFPLLHPEPMLELGPNGELRYANPAAHTAIPDLVVRGAGHPLVEAALAWARRGVAPGETPPMVQLGGRYWELMVTPLLDPEGLRVFAKNVTARKQMEAQLFKADRMAALGSLAAAVGHEMGNPLAYMLANLRFAREELGRLKQTLRAQGHELAGDLDDVLEALTEATDGADRLKTIVQDLRMLSRAPPEHREPVEVVPLLEHALSLVRGELRHRARLEKDFRPVPLVEGDEARLGQVFVNLLLNAVQSMNELDAARNVLRVATYTGPAGEVVVEVQDTGVGMPPEVLARLFEPFFTTRPASMGLGLSVSHAIVTSLGGTLRAESREGVGTLLTVILPAAQHP encoded by the coding sequence GTGACGACACCGGCCGCACCCATCCGCTTCCTCCTCTCCCCCTCGCTCGGGGAGGTGAAAGAGCACGTGCGCGCCGAACTCTTCAGCCGGGCACTCACCCAGAGGCTGGGCCGCCCGGTGGTGGTGGAGCTGGCGCCCTCGTACGAAGCACTGGAGCGGGAGCTGGTGGAGGACCGGGTGGACCTGGCCTGGGCCACGGCCGAGCAGTGCACCACCTTCGAGCCCCAGGCCCGGGCGGTGCTGCGCGCGGTGCGGGCCGGGCGCTGGTACTACCACGCGGCCCTGGTATGCCGGGCGGACCGGCCGCTCACCTTGAAGATGCTGAAGGGCACGCGCGCCGCCTGGGTGGCCCCTCGCTCCACCGGGGGCTACCTGCTGCCCGCACGCCACCTCACCGAGCGGGGACTGCCCCCGGCGGCGATCTTCGCCGAGGAGCGCTTCCACGGCACCTACCGCAAGGCGCTGCTCGCGCTGCTCTCCGGCGAGGCGGACGTGGCCTCCATCTACTCGAGCCACCCGGAGGAGAATACCGTCCGCGCCTACCTCGCCGAGCACCTGGGCGCGGACGAGCGCCGGCTCATCCCCTTCGAGTTCACCGAGCCCACGCTCTCGGACGGGCTCATCCTCACCTCGCGCCTGCCCGAGGCGGACGCGGCCACGCTGGTGTCCATCTTCACCACGCTCGCGGGCGGCGGCGCGGGACTGGAGCCGCTGCTGGGCCTCTTCGACAGCGAGGGCTTCGTCCTCGCCTCCCCCACATCGCCCCGGACTCCGCCTCGGTGGAAGGTGCAGCGGGCGGAGTACCTGGCCGTGGAGCTGGACGCGCAGGAGCGGTGCATGCGGCTGTGGACGCCCACGGGCTCGGCCTTCGGGAAGGATCTGCGCCACGCCGAGGGACGGTCGCTGGAGGCGGTGCTGGGACCCGAGGCGGGGGACGCGCTGGTGGCGCTCGCGCGCGCCGCGCGGCTCAGCGGGGTGGGCGGACGGGTGGAGTACCGCCTGGAGGTGGAGGGCGAGACGCGCTGGTACGCGGCCGAGGCCACGGTGCGCAGGCCAGCCGGCGGCTCGAGTCCCACCACGGCGCTGCTGGTGCGCGACGTCACCGAGCTGCGCGCGCTGGAGGACGAGCTGTACCGGCTGGCCTCCTTCCCACTGTTGCACCCGGAGCCGATGCTGGAGCTGGGCCCGAATGGAGAGCTGCGCTACGCCAACCCGGCGGCGCACACCGCCATCCCGGACCTGGTGGTGCGGGGCGCGGGACATCCGCTGGTGGAGGCGGCGCTCGCGTGGGCCCGCCGTGGCGTGGCCCCGGGAGAGACCCCGCCCATGGTGCAGCTGGGCGGCAGGTACTGGGAGCTGATGGTGACGCCGCTGCTGGATCCCGAGGGCCTGCGCGTGTTCGCCAAGAACGTGACGGCGCGCAAGCAGATGGAGGCGCAGCTCTTCAAGGCGGACCGGATGGCGGCGCTGGGCTCGCTGGCGGCGGCGGTGGGCCACGAGATGGGCAACCCGCTGGCCTACATGCTGGCGAACCTCCGCTTCGCGCGCGAGGAGTTGGGGCGGCTGAAGCAGACACTGCGCGCGCAGGGCCACGAGCTGGCCGGGGACCTGGATGACGTGCTGGAGGCGCTGACCGAGGCGACGGACGGAGCGGACCGGCTGAAGACGATCGTCCAGGATTTGCGGATGCTGTCGCGCGCGCCGCCGGAGCACCGCGAGCCGGTGGAGGTGGTGCCACTGCTGGAGCACGCGCTGAGCCTGGTGCGTGGCGAGCTGCGCCACCGGGCGCGGCTGGAGAAGGACTTCCGGCCGGTGCCACTGGTGGAGGGCGACGAGGCCCGGCTGGGTCAGGTATTCGTGAACCTGCTGCTCAACGCGGTGCAGTCGATGAACGAACTGGACGCGGCGCGCAACGTGCTGCGGGTGGCGACGTACACGGGACCGGCGGGCGAGGTGGTGGTGGAGGTGCAGGACACGGGCGTGGGCATGCCGCCGGAGGTGCTGGCGCGCCTCTTCGAGCCCTTCTTCACCACGCGACCGGCGAGCATGGGCCTGGGGCTGTCGGTGAGCCACGCCATCGTGACGAGCCTGGGGGGCACGCTGCGCGCGGAGAGCCGCGAGGGCGTGGGCACGCTGCTGACGGTCATCCTCCCCGCGGCGCAGCACCCCTGA
- a CDS encoding Fe2+-dependent dioxygenase gives MMVHIPNVLSPEQVARCRDVFARASWEDGRGTAGHQSAQVKKNLQLPENSPQARELGDLVLEGLERSPLFISAVLPQRVFPPLFNRYDESMNFGSHVDNAIRPITGTSIRLRTDVSATLFLSDPESYDGGELVVEDTYGSHSVKLPAGDLIVYPASSLHHVTPITRGVRLASFFWVQSMIRDVSQRALLFDLDMAIMQLNKEVPKSPSLVMLTGVYHNLLRQWAEP, from the coding sequence ATGATGGTTCACATCCCCAACGTCCTCTCCCCCGAGCAGGTGGCCCGCTGCCGCGACGTCTTCGCCCGGGCCTCCTGGGAGGACGGCCGCGGCACCGCCGGGCACCAGTCCGCCCAGGTGAAGAAGAACCTCCAACTCCCGGAGAACAGCCCGCAGGCACGTGAGCTCGGCGACCTCGTGCTGGAGGGACTCGAGCGCAGCCCCCTGTTCATCTCCGCCGTGCTGCCGCAGCGGGTCTTCCCCCCGCTCTTCAACCGCTACGACGAGAGCATGAACTTCGGCTCGCACGTGGACAACGCCATCCGCCCCATCACTGGCACGTCCATCCGCCTGCGCACCGATGTCTCCGCCACGCTCTTCCTCTCCGACCCCGAGAGCTATGACGGCGGCGAGCTCGTCGTGGAGGACACCTATGGCAGCCACTCCGTGAAGCTGCCCGCCGGCGACCTCATCGTCTACCCGGCCTCCAGCCTCCACCATGTCACGCCCATCACCCGCGGCGTCCGGCTCGCTTCCTTCTTCTGGGTGCAGAGCATGATCCGCGACGTGTCCCAGCGCGCCCTGCTCTTCGACCTCGACATGGCCATCATGCAGCTCAACAAGGAGGTGCCCAAGAGCCCCTCCCTCGTCATGCTGACGGGCGTCTACCACAACCTCCTCAGGCAATGGGCCGAGCCCTGA
- a CDS encoding energy transducer TonB: protein MRMILNFHVGMDGGETVAGEERRPSANLFRMGESPSGESERWGAALLIAALVHVGVALVWLAVPGTASQPPATPEEPELVFFSFLPPPPPAAGSATSRAAQPERVRRHARARPVRPVVASTLPMPVPTPVEAPPVEAANPETVPETADEAPAADEAPGVVGGTEGVGGVVAGIVGGVIGGREGGLVGATGGSALDLTQVARPPRVLQQLKPHYPRRAKSDGIEGLVMVRVIIGTDGRIESEHTRVIRSVPELDAAAISAVSQWRFSPAIGKQGRPVRVIVEIPVQFSLK, encoded by the coding sequence ATGAGAATGATTCTCAATTTCCATGTCGGGATGGACGGAGGGGAGACGGTAGCCGGGGAGGAGCGCAGGCCGTCCGCGAACCTCTTCCGCATGGGCGAGTCCCCGAGTGGAGAGAGCGAGCGCTGGGGAGCGGCCCTGCTGATCGCCGCGCTCGTCCACGTCGGAGTGGCGCTCGTGTGGCTCGCGGTGCCCGGCACCGCCTCGCAGCCCCCCGCGACGCCCGAGGAGCCGGAGCTGGTGTTCTTCAGCTTCCTGCCCCCGCCGCCCCCCGCGGCGGGTTCCGCGACGTCCCGTGCGGCACAGCCCGAGCGGGTGCGGCGCCATGCACGGGCCCGCCCCGTGCGCCCGGTCGTCGCTTCGACGCTTCCGATGCCCGTTCCCACCCCCGTGGAGGCCCCGCCGGTCGAGGCCGCGAATCCCGAGACGGTGCCGGAGACGGCCGACGAAGCACCGGCCGCCGATGAGGCCCCGGGCGTGGTCGGTGGCACCGAGGGAGTGGGAGGTGTCGTCGCGGGAATCGTGGGCGGCGTGATCGGCGGCAGGGAGGGCGGGCTGGTGGGGGCCACGGGAGGCTCGGCGCTCGACCTGACGCAGGTGGCACGTCCCCCGCGGGTGCTCCAGCAGCTCAAACCGCACTACCCCCGGCGGGCGAAGTCCGATGGCATCGAGGGGCTCGTCATGGTGCGCGTCATCATCGGAACCGATGGGCGCATCGAGTCCGAGCACACGCGGGTGATCCGCTCCGTGCCCGAGCTCGACGCCGCGGCCATCTCCGCCGTCAGCCAGTGGCGCTTCTCCCCGGCGATCGGCAAGCAGGGGCGGCCCGTGCGCGTCATCGTCGAGATTCCCGTCCAGTTCTCCTTGAAGTGA
- a CDS encoding PepSY-associated TM helix domain-containing protein, with the protein MRITLRKLIFWPHLISGIIAGIVIAIMSITGVAIAFEHQILDWADRESRQVRVPAPDAARLSIDELLTRVRAARPEAQPSGVTVYSEPDAAVLVSTGRSSGVYVNPYTGEVRDQGAQGWRRFFHVMEEWHRWLGAQGDNRAMGRAVTGVCNAAFLFLAITGLYLWWPRKWTMKTVRPTLWFRGGLRGKARDFNWHNVIGFWSLPVLIVLTATGMVISYKWASDLVFTLTGNTPPATQGPPTATPVKVPTPPEGARPLGLDALFTEARKQAPAWDNISLRMGGGPRGNAPQGQGPQGQGPRPGKGPGGGEARGDGGPRALAFSIRETGAWPLFASTQVSLDPFTGQVLRRETFADNNLGRRLRTWMRFLHTGEALGWMGQLVAALASLGSVLLVWTGFALSWRRFFPRRQARASPSEEASATSEQSEPTA; encoded by the coding sequence ATGCGCATCACCCTTCGCAAGCTCATCTTCTGGCCGCACCTGATCTCCGGCATCATCGCGGGGATCGTCATCGCGATCATGTCCATCACAGGGGTGGCGATCGCCTTCGAGCATCAGATCCTCGACTGGGCCGACCGCGAGTCGCGGCAGGTGCGGGTCCCCGCGCCGGACGCGGCCCGCCTGTCCATCGACGAGCTGCTGACCCGCGTGCGCGCCGCCAGGCCCGAGGCGCAACCCTCGGGCGTGACGGTGTACTCCGAGCCGGACGCCGCCGTGCTGGTGAGCACCGGCCGCTCCAGTGGCGTGTATGTGAATCCCTACACGGGCGAGGTCCGGGACCAGGGAGCCCAGGGCTGGCGTAGGTTCTTCCATGTCATGGAGGAGTGGCACCGGTGGCTCGGCGCCCAGGGCGACAACCGCGCGATGGGCCGAGCCGTCACCGGCGTCTGCAATGCCGCGTTCCTCTTCCTCGCCATCACCGGCCTGTACCTGTGGTGGCCTCGCAAGTGGACGATGAAGACGGTGCGGCCCACGCTCTGGTTCAGGGGCGGACTGCGCGGCAAGGCACGTGACTTCAACTGGCACAACGTGATCGGCTTCTGGTCCCTGCCCGTGCTCATCGTCCTGACGGCGACGGGCATGGTCATCTCCTACAAGTGGGCCTCGGATCTCGTCTTCACGCTCACGGGCAACACGCCCCCCGCCACCCAGGGCCCGCCCACCGCCACCCCGGTCAAGGTCCCCACGCCGCCGGAAGGTGCCAGACCGCTCGGCCTCGACGCGCTCTTCACCGAGGCCCGCAAGCAGGCGCCCGCCTGGGACAACATCTCGCTGCGCATGGGCGGCGGACCGCGCGGCAATGCCCCCCAGGGCCAGGGTCCGCAGGGCCAGGGTCCGCGGCCCGGCAAGGGTCCCGGTGGCGGCGAGGCGCGCGGAGACGGTGGCCCGCGGGCGCTCGCCTTCTCCATCCGGGAGACGGGCGCATGGCCGCTCTTCGCCTCGACGCAGGTGTCGTTGGATCCCTTCACCGGCCAGGTGCTGCGCCGGGAGACCTTCGCGGACAACAACCTGGGTCGGCGGCTGCGCACGTGGATGCGCTTCCTGCACACGGGCGAGGCGCTCGGGTGGATGGGTCAGCTCGTCGCCGCCCTCGCCTCGCTGGGGAGTGTCCTCCTCGTGTGGACTGGCTTCGCCCTCTCCTGGAGGCGGTTCTTCCCGCGCCGGCAGGCCCGCGCCTCTCCCTCGGAAGAAGCCAGCGCGACGTCGGAGCAGTCCGAGCCGACGGCCTGA
- a CDS encoding TonB-dependent receptor: MSSTKASRTGIRSTKGVSGGVRGALWPLGQTAVGLASALAASGALAQETTPPADAPRTEQSAPAAQPSQEGAQDKFVLPTVQVEEEAESYNAPESTLTRLPKPLVDTPQTVTVVPETIIEEQRATTVREALRNVSGITVSAGEGGRQGDIFILRGFSAQTDTFRDGVRDLGWFTRDTFNLGGVEVFFGPSAVLFGRGSTGGAVNLVTKRPTKRSIRDVSLTGGTAPWGRLELDVNQVLSDDVQLRVNAAGQLARTAGRDIVEQNRAAVAPAARIALGQNTTLDLDYLYQREEGIPDHGQPYFNGYPLTNSLGVPRDTFYGVEDSDTLRVNAHVATGRIQHRFGGGTVLTNTLRFGSVDRFTRPTSPRGLAPAAAPVTVGRERYETETDNANLINQTDFRGVFQTGILRHTANAGLELAWETRNQYRDNLRAVGLPTGPNLPADLFEPDPSPDLSPLTRVFSTANETRQWTIGAYASEQLEISRYVELLGSARFDLFDTDYTSENSTHTVTRLENRDAFFNWRAGVVLHPLEKTSLYAMYGTSSNPSAEAGTLPSGTESLEPERNIIYEIGAKADLLEERLGLTAAVFRIDKTNARVANTDPEGPPQILAGAQRVQGFNVGIAGTITQRWRVLANYTHMDSEIREHTNAYLVGQPLPNTPKRSLSLWTTVNPLDDLTLGGGAVYQDVTTVNNPTAANVAINKVPNFWRFDAFASYSFGKLGLQLNVNNITNELYYDQYYGGHAVPAEARSASLTARYSF; encoded by the coding sequence ATGTCTTCCACCAAGGCCAGCAGGACGGGCATCCGCTCGACGAAGGGTGTTTCAGGAGGGGTGCGCGGAGCGCTGTGGCCCTTGGGGCAGACGGCGGTTGGACTCGCCTCGGCGCTGGCCGCGAGTGGCGCGCTCGCCCAGGAGACGACGCCGCCCGCAGACGCACCACGTACCGAGCAGTCGGCGCCGGCCGCCCAGCCGTCGCAGGAGGGCGCCCAGGACAAGTTCGTGCTGCCCACTGTCCAGGTGGAGGAGGAGGCGGAGAGCTACAACGCCCCGGAGAGCACGCTCACGCGTCTGCCGAAGCCGCTCGTCGATACGCCGCAGACCGTCACCGTGGTGCCCGAGACGATCATTGAGGAGCAGCGGGCGACGACGGTGCGCGAGGCCCTGCGCAACGTCTCCGGCATCACCGTCAGCGCGGGTGAGGGTGGCCGCCAGGGAGACATCTTCATCCTCCGTGGCTTCTCGGCGCAGACCGACACCTTCCGTGATGGGGTGCGCGACCTGGGCTGGTTCACTCGCGACACCTTCAACCTCGGCGGGGTCGAGGTCTTCTTCGGGCCCTCCGCCGTACTCTTCGGGAGAGGCTCGACGGGCGGCGCGGTCAACCTCGTCACCAAGCGGCCGACGAAGCGCTCCATCCGGGACGTGAGCCTGACGGGCGGCACGGCGCCCTGGGGCCGCCTCGAGCTGGACGTCAACCAGGTGCTCAGTGACGACGTGCAATTGCGCGTCAACGCGGCGGGGCAGCTCGCCCGGACCGCGGGCCGTGACATCGTCGAGCAGAACCGCGCCGCGGTCGCTCCCGCCGCGCGCATCGCGCTGGGACAGAACACCACGCTCGACCTCGACTACCTCTACCAGCGGGAAGAGGGCATCCCGGATCACGGCCAGCCCTACTTCAACGGATACCCGCTCACCAACAGCCTCGGCGTTCCGCGCGACACCTTCTATGGCGTGGAGGACTCGGACACGTTGAGGGTGAATGCCCACGTCGCCACCGGGCGCATCCAGCACCGGTTCGGCGGAGGCACGGTGCTGACCAACACGTTGCGCTTCGGCTCGGTGGATCGCTTCACCCGGCCCACGTCGCCGCGCGGGCTCGCTCCGGCCGCCGCCCCCGTGACGGTTGGCCGTGAGCGCTACGAGACCGAGACGGACAACGCCAACCTCATCAACCAGACGGACTTCCGCGGGGTGTTCCAGACCGGCATCCTGAGGCACACCGCCAATGCCGGGCTCGAGCTGGCCTGGGAGACGCGCAACCAGTACCGCGACAACCTGCGCGCGGTGGGTCTGCCCACCGGGCCGAACCTCCCCGCCGACCTGTTCGAGCCAGATCCCTCGCCCGACCTCTCCCCGCTCACCCGCGTCTTCAGCACCGCCAATGAGACCCGGCAGTGGACGATCGGCGCCTATGCCTCGGAGCAGCTCGAGATCTCCCGCTACGTCGAGCTGCTCGGCTCCGCGCGCTTCGACCTCTTCGATACGGACTACACATCGGAGAACAGCACGCACACGGTGACCCGGCTGGAGAACCGGGACGCGTTCTTCAACTGGCGCGCCGGCGTCGTGCTCCACCCGCTGGAGAAGACGAGCCTCTACGCGATGTATGGCACCTCCTCCAATCCCTCGGCGGAGGCCGGCACGCTCCCCAGTGGGACGGAGAGCCTCGAGCCGGAGCGCAACATCATCTACGAGATCGGCGCCAAGGCGGACCTGCTCGAGGAGCGGCTGGGCCTGACCGCGGCGGTCTTCCGCATCGACAAGACGAACGCGCGCGTGGCGAACACCGACCCCGAGGGGCCTCCTCAAATCCTCGCGGGCGCGCAGCGCGTGCAGGGCTTCAACGTCGGCATCGCGGGCACCATTACCCAGCGCTGGAGGGTGCTCGCCAACTACACCCATATGGACTCGGAGATCCGCGAGCATACCAACGCGTACCTCGTGGGCCAGCCGCTGCCGAACACGCCCAAGCGCAGCCTGTCGCTCTGGACGACCGTCAATCCGCTGGATGACCTCACGCTCGGTGGCGGCGCCGTCTACCAGGACGTGACGACGGTGAACAATCCCACCGCGGCCAACGTGGCGATCAACAAGGTGCCCAACTTCTGGCGCTTCGATGCCTTCGCCAGCTACTCGTTCGGCAAGCTCGGTCTCCAGCTCAACGTGAACAACATCACGAACGAGCTCTACTACGACCAGTACTACGGTGGGCACGCCGTGCCGGCCGAAGCGCGCTCGGCGAGCCTGACCGCCCGGTATAGCTTCTAA
- a CDS encoding Tox-REase-5 domain-containing protein, with translation MPAEMARKWVPLVLGAVVLSTGCVTVTTPIGRGTLLDHNPRAVPGLAMAMVSPAEMTARAVASGARQADAFEYLLLLAGLDNVNDAPPRGAPLTPQEAARVLAVLLNKPVTLGSFPPRMAVCHLLREVLAGGQVSREELLRRMERFRSVAVLRPDGYLAWTLNGRTQQRVGSVEWKEEAFRAGSFELGRFYTANGWVFRRADTHLRPVMQGPGLVEVYDDADYIGRSLDGAEEAFVELYHAMGQLLTRPLDGLAALQHLPSGVAALIASSPEYLERFRYMTRGEQVKATSKLLTHLIVTFGTAGGTTSTLTRALGGLEATVPVLSLSAEGLLVVERIAVPVGKVGTVLSGAPGAAIILQRANASGRMPSPVPGPGQWGPAEESMSARARAYQEQISGHSANKAYWVGGVGRKSGGVRFDGFKDGVLLEAKGPGYANKFLDNLEPRPWFKPSGAKALVDQARRQIAAAMKTGTPIRWHVAEKKVADAIRLLFKRERVYGVQVVHTPAL, from the coding sequence ATGCCCGCTGAGATGGCGCGAAAGTGGGTGCCCCTGGTGCTCGGGGCCGTCGTGTTGTCCACCGGCTGCGTCACGGTGACGACCCCCATAGGACGCGGCACGCTCCTGGACCACAACCCACGTGCAGTGCCCGGGCTGGCCATGGCCATGGTGAGCCCGGCTGAAATGACCGCGCGCGCGGTGGCCAGCGGGGCCAGGCAGGCGGACGCCTTCGAATACCTGCTGCTGCTCGCGGGCCTGGACAATGTCAACGACGCGCCACCGCGAGGCGCGCCCCTCACGCCCCAGGAGGCGGCCCGGGTGTTGGCGGTGCTGCTGAACAAGCCCGTGACGCTGGGTTCGTTCCCGCCGCGCATGGCCGTCTGCCACCTGCTGCGCGAGGTGCTCGCGGGTGGACAAGTCTCCCGCGAGGAACTGTTGCGCCGCATGGAGCGCTTCAGGAGCGTGGCCGTCCTGCGGCCGGACGGCTACCTGGCCTGGACACTCAACGGACGCACGCAGCAGAGGGTGGGCTCGGTGGAATGGAAGGAGGAAGCCTTCCGCGCGGGCTCCTTCGAGCTCGGGCGCTTCTACACCGCCAATGGGTGGGTCTTCCGGCGGGCCGACACGCACCTGCGCCCCGTCATGCAAGGGCCCGGGCTGGTCGAGGTGTACGACGACGCCGACTACATCGGCCGCTCGCTGGATGGCGCGGAGGAGGCTTTCGTCGAGCTGTACCATGCCATGGGCCAGTTGCTCACGCGCCCGCTGGACGGCCTCGCGGCGCTGCAACACCTCCCCTCGGGAGTCGCGGCCCTCATCGCCTCCTCGCCCGAGTACCTCGAGCGCTTCCGGTACATGACTCGGGGCGAGCAGGTGAAGGCGACCTCCAAGCTACTGACCCACCTCATCGTCACCTTTGGCACCGCGGGAGGCACCACCAGCACGCTGACGCGGGCGTTGGGCGGGCTGGAGGCCACCGTGCCGGTGCTCTCCCTCTCGGCCGAGGGTCTGCTGGTGGTGGAGCGCATCGCGGTGCCGGTGGGGAAGGTGGGCACGGTGCTGAGCGGCGCGCCCGGTGCGGCCATCATCCTCCAGCGGGCGAACGCGAGTGGGCGGATGCCCTCACCCGTGCCGGGACCGGGCCAGTGGGGGCCTGCCGAGGAGTCCATGTCCGCTCGGGCTCGCGCCTACCAGGAGCAGATTAGCGGGCACTCGGCCAACAAGGCCTACTGGGTGGGTGGAGTGGGCAGGAAGAGCGGAGGCGTGAGGTTCGACGGCTTCAAGGACGGCGTCCTGCTCGAGGCCAAGGGGCCCGGTTACGCCAACAAGTTCCTCGACAACCTCGAGCCCAGGCCGTGGTTCAAACCTTCAGGGGCGAAAGCCCTTGTCGATCAGGCAAGGCGCCAGATTGCGGCCGCCATGAAGACCGGTACGCCCATCCGATGGCACGTCGCGGAGAAGAAGGTCGCCGATGCCATTCGACTCTTGTTCAAGAGAGAGAGGGTGTACGGAGTCCAAGTGGTCCATACACCCGCTCTCTAG